A portion of the Oryzias melastigma strain HK-1 linkage group LG1, ASM292280v2, whole genome shotgun sequence genome contains these proteins:
- the arfip1 gene encoding arfaptin-1 isoform X4: MAEGLHRSSAAEIPVTSNGDLDQSPETVFQRDSYSSKPAPPPSSFASPVEGIIEPGSYKGSASLPSSPVSPVAPSSAVASRLARSSSDSQTQEGTEPKSGPVVLSDDLKNPAMEKLDLVRKWGINTYKCTRQILSEKLGRGSRTVDLELEAQIELLRDNKRKYQNVIRLAQTLANQLSQIIQTQRQLGDAFADLSLKSPELHEEFGYNADTQKLLSKNGETLLGAINFFISSVNTLVDKTIEDTMINIKQYEAARVEYDAYRTDLEELNLGPRDTNTMPKIEQSQQQFQIHREKYERMRADVSVKLKFLEENKVKVLHKQLILFHNAIAAYYAGNQQQLEETLKQFHIKLKMPGGDNPSFLEEH, encoded by the exons ATGGCCGAGGGTCTGCACAGAAGCTCAGCTGCTGAAATCCCAGTCACCAGCAATGGAGACCTGGACCAGAGCCCTGAAACCGTATTCCAGAGG GACTCTTACTCCAGTAAGCCAGCGCCTCCTCCCAGCAGCTTTGCCTCACCAGTAGAGGGCATTATTGAGCCTGGATCATACAAAG GGTCGGCAAGCCTGCCTTCATCTCCTGTGTCACCTGTAGCTCCCAGCTCGGCTGTCGCTAGCCGCCTGGCACGTTCCTCCAGCGATAGTCAGACCCAGGAAG GAACTGAACCAAAGAGTGGACCTGTGGTCCTCTCAGATGATCTGAAGAACCCAGCTATGGAAAAACTGGACCTTGTGAGAAAGTGGGGCATCAACACATATAAA TGTACCAGACAGATCCTGTCAGAGAAGCTGGGTCGAGGCTCAAGGACCGTAGACTTGGAGTTAGAGGCCCAGATCGAACTTCTGCGCGACAACAAGAGAAAGTACCAGAACGTGATCCGGCTCGCTCAGACTCTGGCCAATCAGCTGTCCCAGATTATTCAGACACAGAGGCAGCTGGGAGACGCCTTCGCTGACCTCAGCCTCAAGTCACCCGAGCTCCAT GAGGAGTTTGGCTACAATGCTGACACCCAAaagcttttgtccaaaaatggaGAGACACTGCTGGGTGCCATCAACTTCTTCatctccagtgtgaacacactTGTGGATAAAACCATTGAAGATACGATGATCAACATCAAACAGTATGAAGCAGCCAG GGTGGAGTACGATGCGTACCGCACTGATTTGGAGGAGCTGAATCTGGGGCCACGAGACACCAACACCATGCCAAAGATTGAGCAATCCCAGCAGCAATTCCAGATCCACCGGGAGAAGTACGAGAGGATGAGAGCAGACGTGTCTGTGAAGCTGAAGTTCCTAGAAGAGAACAAG GTGAAGGTTTTGCATAAACAGCTCATCCTGTTCCACAACGCCATAGCTGCATACTATGCTGGAAACCAGCAGCAACTGGAAGAGACACTCAAACAGTTTCACATCAAGTTAAAAATGCCCGGCGGGGACAATCCATCTTTTTTGGAAGAGCACTAA
- the arfip1 gene encoding arfaptin-1 isoform X3, producing the protein MGRTMAEGLHRSSAAEIPVTSNGDLDQSPETVFQRDSYSSKPAPPPSSFASPVEGIIEPGSYKGSASLPSSPVSPVAPSSAVASRLARSSSDSQTQEGTEPKSGPVVLSDDLKNPAMEKLDLVRKWGINTYKCTRQILSEKLGRGSRTVDLELEAQIELLRDNKRKYQNVIRLAQTLANQLSQIIQTQRQLGDAFADLSLKSPELHEEFGYNADTQKLLSKNGETLLGAINFFISSVNTLVDKTIEDTMINIKQYEAARVEYDAYRTDLEELNLGPRDTNTMPKIEQSQQQFQIHREKYERMRADVSVKLKFLEENKVKVLHKQLILFHNAIAAYYAGNQQQLEETLKQFHIKLKMPGGDNPSFLEEH; encoded by the exons ATG GGGAGAACAATGGCCGAGGGTCTGCACAGAAGCTCAGCTGCTGAAATCCCAGTCACCAGCAATGGAGACCTGGACCAGAGCCCTGAAACCGTATTCCAGAGG GACTCTTACTCCAGTAAGCCAGCGCCTCCTCCCAGCAGCTTTGCCTCACCAGTAGAGGGCATTATTGAGCCTGGATCATACAAAG GGTCGGCAAGCCTGCCTTCATCTCCTGTGTCACCTGTAGCTCCCAGCTCGGCTGTCGCTAGCCGCCTGGCACGTTCCTCCAGCGATAGTCAGACCCAGGAAG GAACTGAACCAAAGAGTGGACCTGTGGTCCTCTCAGATGATCTGAAGAACCCAGCTATGGAAAAACTGGACCTTGTGAGAAAGTGGGGCATCAACACATATAAA TGTACCAGACAGATCCTGTCAGAGAAGCTGGGTCGAGGCTCAAGGACCGTAGACTTGGAGTTAGAGGCCCAGATCGAACTTCTGCGCGACAACAAGAGAAAGTACCAGAACGTGATCCGGCTCGCTCAGACTCTGGCCAATCAGCTGTCCCAGATTATTCAGACACAGAGGCAGCTGGGAGACGCCTTCGCTGACCTCAGCCTCAAGTCACCCGAGCTCCAT GAGGAGTTTGGCTACAATGCTGACACCCAAaagcttttgtccaaaaatggaGAGACACTGCTGGGTGCCATCAACTTCTTCatctccagtgtgaacacactTGTGGATAAAACCATTGAAGATACGATGATCAACATCAAACAGTATGAAGCAGCCAG GGTGGAGTACGATGCGTACCGCACTGATTTGGAGGAGCTGAATCTGGGGCCACGAGACACCAACACCATGCCAAAGATTGAGCAATCCCAGCAGCAATTCCAGATCCACCGGGAGAAGTACGAGAGGATGAGAGCAGACGTGTCTGTGAAGCTGAAGTTCCTAGAAGAGAACAAG GTGAAGGTTTTGCATAAACAGCTCATCCTGTTCCACAACGCCATAGCTGCATACTATGCTGGAAACCAGCAGCAACTGGAAGAGACACTCAAACAGTTTCACATCAAGTTAAAAATGCCCGGCGGGGACAATCCATCTTTTTTGGAAGAGCACTAA
- the arfip1 gene encoding arfaptin-1 isoform X2 — protein sequence MSEVSLEAVPDPREDCEEVEKESLSEDGDQGSTHDGDGGKDGADEMYEVDINSDGENAEVRVFGGQEDKDAQNEKVVSGGVGRGQLEAKGHRETPEENGDSHSDGKGRTMAEGLHRSSAAEIPVTSNGDLDQSPETVFQRDSYSSKPAPPPSSFASPVEGIIEPGSYKGTEPKSGPVVLSDDLKNPAMEKLDLVRKWGINTYKCTRQILSEKLGRGSRTVDLELEAQIELLRDNKRKYQNVIRLAQTLANQLSQIIQTQRQLGDAFADLSLKSPELHEEFGYNADTQKLLSKNGETLLGAINFFISSVNTLVDKTIEDTMINIKQYEAARVEYDAYRTDLEELNLGPRDTNTMPKIEQSQQQFQIHREKYERMRADVSVKLKFLEENKVKVLHKQLILFHNAIAAYYAGNQQQLEETLKQFHIKLKMPGGDNPSFLEEH from the exons ATGTCTGAAGTTAGTCTCGAGGCCGTCCCGGACCCTCGGGAGGATTGTGAGGAGGTTGAGAAAGAGAGCTTGAGTGAGGATGGGGATCAGGGAAGCACGCATGATGGCGATGGGGGAAAGGACGGAGCCGATGAGATGTATGAGGTTGACATCAACAGTGATGGGGAAAATGCAGAAGTGAGGGTTTTTGGTGGTCAGGAGGACAAGGATGCTCAGAATGAGAAGGTAGTGTCTGGCGGTGTAGGGAGGGGGCAACTAGAAGCAAAAGGACACCGAGAAACACCAGAGGAAAACGGAGATTCTCACTCTGATGGAAAG GGGAGAACAATGGCCGAGGGTCTGCACAGAAGCTCAGCTGCTGAAATCCCAGTCACCAGCAATGGAGACCTGGACCAGAGCCCTGAAACCGTATTCCAGAGG GACTCTTACTCCAGTAAGCCAGCGCCTCCTCCCAGCAGCTTTGCCTCACCAGTAGAGGGCATTATTGAGCCTGGATCATACAAAG GAACTGAACCAAAGAGTGGACCTGTGGTCCTCTCAGATGATCTGAAGAACCCAGCTATGGAAAAACTGGACCTTGTGAGAAAGTGGGGCATCAACACATATAAA TGTACCAGACAGATCCTGTCAGAGAAGCTGGGTCGAGGCTCAAGGACCGTAGACTTGGAGTTAGAGGCCCAGATCGAACTTCTGCGCGACAACAAGAGAAAGTACCAGAACGTGATCCGGCTCGCTCAGACTCTGGCCAATCAGCTGTCCCAGATTATTCAGACACAGAGGCAGCTGGGAGACGCCTTCGCTGACCTCAGCCTCAAGTCACCCGAGCTCCAT GAGGAGTTTGGCTACAATGCTGACACCCAAaagcttttgtccaaaaatggaGAGACACTGCTGGGTGCCATCAACTTCTTCatctccagtgtgaacacactTGTGGATAAAACCATTGAAGATACGATGATCAACATCAAACAGTATGAAGCAGCCAG GGTGGAGTACGATGCGTACCGCACTGATTTGGAGGAGCTGAATCTGGGGCCACGAGACACCAACACCATGCCAAAGATTGAGCAATCCCAGCAGCAATTCCAGATCCACCGGGAGAAGTACGAGAGGATGAGAGCAGACGTGTCTGTGAAGCTGAAGTTCCTAGAAGAGAACAAG GTGAAGGTTTTGCATAAACAGCTCATCCTGTTCCACAACGCCATAGCTGCATACTATGCTGGAAACCAGCAGCAACTGGAAGAGACACTCAAACAGTTTCACATCAAGTTAAAAATGCCCGGCGGGGACAATCCATCTTTTTTGGAAGAGCACTAA
- the arfip1 gene encoding arfaptin-1 isoform X1, which produces MSEVSLEAVPDPREDCEEVEKESLSEDGDQGSTHDGDGGKDGADEMYEVDINSDGENAEVRVFGGQEDKDAQNEKVVSGGVGRGQLEAKGHRETPEENGDSHSDGKGRTMAEGLHRSSAAEIPVTSNGDLDQSPETVFQRDSYSSKPAPPPSSFASPVEGIIEPGSYKGSASLPSSPVSPVAPSSAVASRLARSSSDSQTQEGTEPKSGPVVLSDDLKNPAMEKLDLVRKWGINTYKCTRQILSEKLGRGSRTVDLELEAQIELLRDNKRKYQNVIRLAQTLANQLSQIIQTQRQLGDAFADLSLKSPELHEEFGYNADTQKLLSKNGETLLGAINFFISSVNTLVDKTIEDTMINIKQYEAARVEYDAYRTDLEELNLGPRDTNTMPKIEQSQQQFQIHREKYERMRADVSVKLKFLEENKVKVLHKQLILFHNAIAAYYAGNQQQLEETLKQFHIKLKMPGGDNPSFLEEH; this is translated from the exons ATGTCTGAAGTTAGTCTCGAGGCCGTCCCGGACCCTCGGGAGGATTGTGAGGAGGTTGAGAAAGAGAGCTTGAGTGAGGATGGGGATCAGGGAAGCACGCATGATGGCGATGGGGGAAAGGACGGAGCCGATGAGATGTATGAGGTTGACATCAACAGTGATGGGGAAAATGCAGAAGTGAGGGTTTTTGGTGGTCAGGAGGACAAGGATGCTCAGAATGAGAAGGTAGTGTCTGGCGGTGTAGGGAGGGGGCAACTAGAAGCAAAAGGACACCGAGAAACACCAGAGGAAAACGGAGATTCTCACTCTGATGGAAAG GGGAGAACAATGGCCGAGGGTCTGCACAGAAGCTCAGCTGCTGAAATCCCAGTCACCAGCAATGGAGACCTGGACCAGAGCCCTGAAACCGTATTCCAGAGG GACTCTTACTCCAGTAAGCCAGCGCCTCCTCCCAGCAGCTTTGCCTCACCAGTAGAGGGCATTATTGAGCCTGGATCATACAAAG GGTCGGCAAGCCTGCCTTCATCTCCTGTGTCACCTGTAGCTCCCAGCTCGGCTGTCGCTAGCCGCCTGGCACGTTCCTCCAGCGATAGTCAGACCCAGGAAG GAACTGAACCAAAGAGTGGACCTGTGGTCCTCTCAGATGATCTGAAGAACCCAGCTATGGAAAAACTGGACCTTGTGAGAAAGTGGGGCATCAACACATATAAA TGTACCAGACAGATCCTGTCAGAGAAGCTGGGTCGAGGCTCAAGGACCGTAGACTTGGAGTTAGAGGCCCAGATCGAACTTCTGCGCGACAACAAGAGAAAGTACCAGAACGTGATCCGGCTCGCTCAGACTCTGGCCAATCAGCTGTCCCAGATTATTCAGACACAGAGGCAGCTGGGAGACGCCTTCGCTGACCTCAGCCTCAAGTCACCCGAGCTCCAT GAGGAGTTTGGCTACAATGCTGACACCCAAaagcttttgtccaaaaatggaGAGACACTGCTGGGTGCCATCAACTTCTTCatctccagtgtgaacacactTGTGGATAAAACCATTGAAGATACGATGATCAACATCAAACAGTATGAAGCAGCCAG GGTGGAGTACGATGCGTACCGCACTGATTTGGAGGAGCTGAATCTGGGGCCACGAGACACCAACACCATGCCAAAGATTGAGCAATCCCAGCAGCAATTCCAGATCCACCGGGAGAAGTACGAGAGGATGAGAGCAGACGTGTCTGTGAAGCTGAAGTTCCTAGAAGAGAACAAG GTGAAGGTTTTGCATAAACAGCTCATCCTGTTCCACAACGCCATAGCTGCATACTATGCTGGAAACCAGCAGCAACTGGAAGAGACACTCAAACAGTTTCACATCAAGTTAAAAATGCCCGGCGGGGACAATCCATCTTTTTTGGAAGAGCACTAA